A window of Pseudocalidococcus azoricus BACA0444 contains these coding sequences:
- a CDS encoding YqeG family HAD IIIA-type phosphatase, producing the protein MAPLELASLLQPNLVLGENVLLLTPSLLLEHDLKGLILDVDDTLVPTWEEEVPPEVLAWLADIKGQVSLWLVSNNLNHSRIRRIAETLGVPFLMGAAKPSRRKLRQALQAMNLPNAQVAMVGDRVFTDVLAGNRLGMFTILVRPMANKAHPARGIFLIRSLEIFISRLLGANIDNQA; encoded by the coding sequence ATGGCCCCGTTGGAACTTGCGTCTCTACTTCAGCCCAATCTTGTCCTCGGGGAAAATGTCCTATTGCTAACCCCATCTTTGCTGTTAGAGCATGATCTTAAGGGGTTGATTCTGGATGTGGATGATACCCTTGTGCCCACGTGGGAGGAAGAAGTTCCCCCGGAAGTTCTGGCCTGGTTAGCGGACATTAAAGGGCAGGTGTCCCTCTGGCTGGTGAGTAATAATCTCAATCACAGTCGGATTCGCCGGATTGCGGAAACGTTGGGAGTTCCGTTTTTGATGGGAGCCGCCAAGCCCTCTCGCCGGAAACTCCGCCAGGCCCTACAAGCCATGAACTTACCCAATGCCCAAGTGGCGATGGTTGGCGATCGGGTCTTTACCGATGTTTTGGCCGGCAATCGCTTAGGGATGTTTACAATTTTAGTCCGTCCTATGGCTAACAAAGCCCACCCAGCCCGCGGCATTTTCCTCATTCGCTCCTTAGAAATTTTTATTTCCCGCTTACTGGGGGCTAACATTGACAACCAGGCCTAG
- a CDS encoding phycobiliprotein lyase, translating into MDIQEFFGQSSGRWFSQRTSHHLAFKQTESGQSQLTIELVPVTDAAVIALCQQYEIDPSLASCGARVSWDGTMAWDEEKHQGSTVLVTVPDAPDSLTGQLLREVGYAEKTPVAGRYVMGDDGSLTLITEYETMYSEERLWFASPNLRLRTSILKRFGGFSMATFCSEIRLGVTKPPEEAATVAASK; encoded by the coding sequence ATGGATATTCAAGAATTTTTTGGACAGAGTTCCGGCCGCTGGTTTTCACAACGGACAAGTCATCACCTGGCCTTCAAACAAACCGAGTCGGGCCAGTCTCAGTTAACGATTGAGTTAGTTCCGGTCACAGATGCAGCGGTTATTGCCCTCTGTCAGCAGTATGAAATTGATCCCAGTTTGGCCAGTTGTGGGGCGCGGGTCAGTTGGGATGGCACCATGGCCTGGGATGAGGAAAAGCATCAAGGCTCTACGGTTTTAGTCACGGTTCCCGATGCCCCGGATTCTCTCACGGGTCAGCTTTTACGGGAAGTCGGTTATGCGGAAAAAACACCCGTGGCGGGCCGATATGTGATGGGGGATGATGGTTCCCTGACCCTGATTACGGAATATGAAACCATGTACTCCGAAGAACGGCTTTGGTTTGCTAGTCCTAATTTGCGCCTGCGTACCAGTATTCTGAAGCGATTTGGTGGCTTTAGTATGGCTACCTTCTGCTCAGAAATTCGTTTGGGTGTCACCAAGCCCCCTGAAGAAGCTGCCACCGTTGCGGCCAGTAAATAA
- the leuB gene encoding 3-isopropylmalate dehydrogenase — protein sequence MTSYRITLLAGDGIGPEIMAVAVAVLKAVAPQFGLTFDFTSALMGGAAIDATGDPLPPETLVTCRQSDAVLLAAIGGYKWDNLPRHLRPETGLLGLRAGLGLFANLRPAQILPQLIDASSLKPEIVSGVDIMVVRELTGGIYFGQPKGIFSTASGEKRGVNTMAYTESEIDRIGRVAFETARQRGKKLCSVDKANVLEVSQLWRDRINGLAQDYPDVELSHLYVDNAAMQLVRAPKQFDTIVTGNLFGDILSDAAAMLTGSIGMLPSASLGSAGPGVFEPVHGSAPDIAGQNKANPLAMVLSAAMMLRYGLHQPGPAQAIEQAVFTVLDQGKRTRDLMGPGMTLLGCQEMGQALLDVLN from the coding sequence ATGACCTCCTATCGCATTACTCTCTTGGCTGGTGATGGCATTGGCCCGGAAATTATGGCCGTTGCTGTTGCTGTTCTCAAGGCTGTAGCCCCGCAGTTTGGCTTAACATTCGACTTTACCTCTGCCTTGATGGGGGGAGCGGCCATTGATGCGACCGGAGACCCCTTACCCCCAGAGACATTGGTAACCTGTCGGCAGAGTGATGCCGTGTTATTGGCGGCCATTGGGGGCTATAAATGGGACAATTTACCCCGACATTTACGCCCAGAGACGGGTTTGTTGGGACTGCGGGCTGGGTTGGGATTGTTCGCCAATTTACGGCCTGCCCAGATTTTGCCCCAACTGATTGATGCTTCTTCCCTGAAGCCAGAAATTGTCTCTGGTGTGGATATTATGGTGGTGCGAGAACTGACGGGAGGAATTTACTTTGGCCAGCCCAAGGGGATTTTTAGCACGGCATCTGGGGAAAAACGGGGTGTGAACACGATGGCCTATACCGAATCAGAAATTGATCGGATTGGGCGAGTTGCCTTTGAGACCGCCCGACAGCGGGGCAAGAAACTCTGTTCAGTGGACAAAGCCAATGTCTTAGAAGTGTCTCAACTCTGGCGGGATCGGATCAATGGACTCGCCCAAGACTACCCTGATGTGGAACTTAGTCATCTCTATGTGGATAATGCGGCGATGCAGTTGGTGCGCGCCCCCAAGCAATTTGACACGATTGTGACGGGGAATCTATTTGGGGATATTTTGTCGGATGCAGCGGCGATGTTAACAGGCAGTATTGGGATGCTACCTTCAGCCAGTTTAGGGTCTGCGGGGCCTGGGGTGTTTGAACCGGTTCATGGCTCGGCTCCAGATATTGCGGGTCAAAATAAGGCGAATCCTTTGGCCATGGTACTGAGTGCGGCGATGATGCTCCGTTATGGTTTGCATCAACCCGGCCCGGCCCAGGCCATTGAACAGGCTGTCTTCACGGTTTTGGATCAAGGCAAACGCACTAGGGATTTAATGGGGCCGGGAATGACGCTTTTAGGGTGCCAAGAAATGGGACAAGCTCTCCTGGATGTACTCAACTAA
- a CDS encoding DUF2237 family protein, protein MNPDELNQHPKNVLGTPLQTCCTNPMTGFYRTGCCETGPDDRGVHVVCAQVTPAFLNYTQAQGNDLTTPAPQFNFPGLKPGDRWCLCASRWQEALEMGVAPPVILESTHIAALNYVALEDLKQHALKP, encoded by the coding sequence TTGAACCCTGATGAACTCAATCAGCACCCGAAAAATGTCCTAGGAACTCCCCTCCAAACCTGCTGCACCAATCCTATGACGGGGTTTTATCGTACGGGTTGCTGTGAGACGGGCCCAGATGACCGGGGTGTTCATGTGGTGTGCGCCCAAGTGACACCGGCCTTTTTGAATTACACCCAGGCCCAAGGGAATGACTTAACAACTCCTGCCCCCCAATTCAATTTTCCAGGCCTGAAACCAGGAGATCGCTGGTGTTTATGTGCCAGCCGTTGGCAAGAAGCCTTAGAAATGGGTGTGGCCCCGCCCGTCATTTTGGAATCAACCCATATTGCGGCTCTAAACTATGTGGCCTTAGAAGACCTAAAACAACACGCCTTGAAACCCTGA
- a CDS encoding SpoIID/LytB domain-containing protein encodes MLLLGRLWFRHIVPTGFLGIVTWLVVIAPGLALELRVAVQQNLSQVKVASSTPANILDSNRRQIANLQVLQGTAIATGSSVSLGRMSGARLWIEPTQGGQVQVGERWYRGRLELIGTGNGLVAVNHIEVEEYLPSVVGKEMYPSWPLESLKAQAVAARTFALFRRNRELRRGTSLFDLGDSVLFQAYPGVATETASTIAAVQATQGQVLTYNGQLIEAVFHSASGGHTENSEQVWSGAVPYLRGVPDFDQGAPVYQWTIQLTAAQLRQRVPGVGNILAIQPTQISPQGRIRQVQVIGDAGTRTMTGAQVRSALGLRSTLFTIQPELPLVASQINPRIPPISFLISGRGNGHGLGLSQWGALGMANQGYTYDQILTYYYQGVTISQMRN; translated from the coding sequence ATGCTCCTCCTTGGCCGTCTTTGGTTTCGTCACATTGTCCCCACGGGTTTCCTGGGCATCGTCACTTGGTTAGTGGTCATAGCCCCAGGCCTGGCCTTGGAATTACGGGTCGCCGTGCAGCAAAACCTCTCTCAGGTGAAGGTTGCCAGTTCCACCCCAGCTAATATTCTCGACAGTAACCGCCGCCAAATTGCCAATCTGCAAGTCCTACAGGGAACGGCCATCGCCACAGGTAGCAGTGTTAGTTTGGGGCGGATGTCGGGGGCGCGTTTGTGGATTGAACCGACCCAAGGGGGCCAGGTACAGGTGGGAGAACGATGGTATCGGGGGCGTTTAGAGTTAATTGGCACGGGCAATGGCCTGGTGGCCGTCAATCATATTGAGGTAGAGGAGTATCTCCCCAGTGTCGTGGGCAAGGAAATGTATCCCAGTTGGCCCTTAGAATCTCTCAAAGCCCAGGCCGTCGCCGCGCGTACCTTTGCCCTATTTCGCCGGAATCGGGAACTTAGACGGGGAACAAGTCTATTTGACCTAGGAGATTCTGTCTTATTCCAGGCCTACCCAGGCGTAGCAACAGAGACAGCGAGTACCATTGCCGCCGTCCAAGCAACCCAGGGCCAAGTCCTCACCTACAACGGACAACTGATTGAAGCAGTCTTTCACTCGGCATCAGGGGGACATACTGAAAACTCGGAGCAGGTCTGGTCTGGTGCAGTTCCCTACCTCCGCGGTGTGCCTGACTTTGACCAAGGGGCCCCTGTGTACCAATGGACGATTCAACTCACCGCGGCTCAACTACGCCAACGAGTTCCGGGAGTGGGTAATATTCTCGCCATTCAGCCCACCCAAATCAGCCCACAGGGACGCATCAGACAAGTGCAAGTTATTGGCGATGCCGGGACACGAACAATGACTGGGGCCCAGGTGCGCTCTGCCTTAGGTTTGCGTTCAACTCTCTTCACCATTCAACCGGAACTCCCCCTTGTGGCCAGTCAAATTAATCCCCGCATCCCACCCATTAGCTTTCTCATTTCTGGACGGGGTAATGGTCATGGCCTGGGGCTGAGTCAGTGGGGAGCCTTGGGGATGGCCAATCAGGGTTATACCTATGACCAAATTCTCACCTACTATTACCAAGGAGTGACCATCAGCCAGATGCGGAATTAA